DNA sequence from the Streptomyces tsukubensis genome:
GCCGAACGGCAGCGGCAAGTCGACGCTGCTGGGTGTCATCGCCGGAGTGATCCGCCCCACATCGGGAACCGTGCACCACGGCAGCGGTCAAGCCCCCGCCTTCGTCCCGCAGCGCAGCACTGCCGGGGACATGCTCCCGCTGACCGTCCGGCGAACCGTGGAGATGGGCCGCTGGCACGCCCGCGGGCCGTGGCGACGCCTGACCAGCAGCGACCACAGCGCCGTCGACGAGGCCCTGGACCGGCTGGGCATCACGCATCTCGCCACCCGCCAGCTCGGCGAACTCTCCGGCGGCCAGCGCCAACGCGCCCTCATGGCCCAGGGAACGGCCCAGCAGTCCGACCTGCTCCTGCTCGATGAACCCTGCACGGGACTCGACCCGGAGGCACGGCACGGCATCGAGCATCTGCTGGCCGACATCGCCGCGGAAGGCACCACCGTCGTCCAGGCCACCCACGACCTCACCGCGGCCCGCGCCGGACACCACTGCCTGCTCCTGCGCGACGGCCGGCTCGAAGCGGCAGGAGCCCCGGCCGACGTACTGGCCCCCGCACTCTCGGCCGGACCCGTCCACCACCGGACCGAGTGAGGCCGGCGCTGCAGGCCGGACCCTTGGTGCCCGCCCCGCTCCGTGCCCGGCCGGGCGGTGCACCCCGAGTCCCCTTCGCGGGTGTGACCGAGATACGCGTCAAAGGGGCCCGGCGCCGGTCAGGTACCGCGCCGCGCCCGCTCACCTCTCCGGCACTGCCGCAGTAAATCCGGCATCTACTGCGGTAGTTCTTCCGGCCTTCGTCGGGCGGCTGCGGTGAGTTGGTCGGCCAGATTCTTGAGCGCCTGCCGTAGTTCGTCGGGTTGGTGGATGGTGAAGGGCCATTCCAGGGAGGCGAGCAGGTGGGCCATGCCGTCCAGCCGTTCTGCCCGTGTGTGCAGGAGAACGCCGGTGGGCCGGGCGGTGAGGGTCACCGCTGAGCCGGGCAGTCGGCGGGCGATCTCATCGAGGGGGCCATGGATCGTCACCTCGACCCGCCAGCGGTAGGGCCCCTGGGCGAGGGTCGAGGTCAGGTGGGCCACGGAGTCGAAGCCGTCGGGTGCGGTGAAGCCGTCGGCTCGGGGGGTGACGGAGGCGATGCGGTCGATGCGGAAGGTGCGCAGGCTGTCGCGGAGGTGGTCGTGGCCGACGACGTACCAGCGGCCGGTGTGGAAGACCACGCCGTAGGGGTCGATATCGCGTTCGGTGTGTTCCCGGCGCCAGGACCGGTGGCTGATGGCGACGGTCGTGCGGGCGCGGGACGCCTGGGCCAGTGCCAGCAGGACGCCGGTTCCGGGTGCCTGCCCGATCACGGCGTCGGCGGTGAACGAGAGGGTGTCCCGCATGGCGGCGAGCGGTTCGCGCAGGGCGTGCGGAAGCACCCGCTCGATCTTGGCCAGGGCGCCGGCACTGGCGGGCGCGGCGGTGCCCATGCCCAGACGTTCTGCCGCGAGCAGGCCGAGAACGACGGCGAGAGCCTCGTCGTTGGTGAGGACCAGAGGTGGCATGCGGTAGCCGCGGGCCAGCCGGTAGCCGCCGTGGCGGCCGCGTTCGGCTTCCACGGGGATGCCCAGGTCCCTCAGGTGGGAGATGTACCGGCGCACCGTGCGGACGTCGGTGTCCAGGCGGTCTGCCAGCTCCGCCCCGGTGAGCCGGGCGTTGGACTGGAGGAGTTCCAGCAGGGTCAGCACACGGGTCAGGGGAT
Encoded proteins:
- the aztA gene encoding zinc ABC transporter ATP-binding protein AztA, which codes for MKMIITTDRILAVPLPPRPPRVRLTAVDAGYGRRPVLCEVTLDIPALGVTSLTGPNGSGKSTLLGVIAGVIRPTSGTVHHGSGQAPAFVPQRSTAGDMLPLTVRRTVEMGRWHARGPWRRLTSSDHSAVDEALDRLGITHLATRQLGELSGGQRQRALMAQGTAQQSDLLLLDEPCTGLDPEARHGIEHLLADIAAEGTTVVQATHDLTAARAGHHCLLLRDGRLEAAGAPADVLAPALSAGPVHHRTE
- a CDS encoding helix-turn-helix transcriptional regulator, whose product is MSHPLTRVLTLLELLQSNARLTGAELADRLDTDVRTVRRYISHLRDLGIPVEAERGRHGGYRLARGYRMPPLVLTNDEALAVVLGLLAAERLGMGTAAPASAGALAKIERVLPHALREPLAAMRDTLSFTADAVIGQAPGTGVLLALAQASRARTTVAISHRSWRREHTERDIDPYGVVFHTGRWYVVGHDHLRDSLRTFRIDRIASVTPRADGFTAPDGFDSVAHLTSTLAQGPYRWRVEVTIHGPLDEIARRLPGSAVTLTARPTGVLLHTRAERLDGMAHLLASLEWPFTIHQPDELRQALKNLADQLTAAARRRPEELPQ